One window from the genome of Pyrus communis chromosome 16, drPyrComm1.1, whole genome shotgun sequence encodes:
- the LOC137720650 gene encoding uncharacterized protein: MALLGDDGRGYELACKLESCNVWRTWLGDSTYAIFAPFLSSTSTWEAFMDSKSRPHLHLQLRARALLFDKACVSLFLRPNSSSSSSSSSSSSSIAVSKLNPNYLQLHLDDVYFTLDNSSQDGVQVQQRDASVPSKVQSKAAFGAGSRYGESEIDNIPLRFKNGELPETWYNQFIERYRMSKPYRLSSVERESEKRTPEEMSAYLKLQESHKKRCVAFKEDPYMGYGNPIQDASHMKPSSLLDGSNSVDSETSFFPETMFTFNCVPDSALPPLNRVDDNKKVECYGVLDTLPQIMTRSPVMLERLGIRPEYLSMEQGGILHRGKNASGGNKKCLSQEQATQLSQKVVARMMTNIGFEGTTEVPIDVFSQLLSCHIQKLGGSLKLLADSYRKQCSALELLKMFLQTVGYGNFSALVEQVKDGSKNFQQIHGIQSQLQPQHQNLIRLPQQVRQMHPQVQQIAHSKNVPFQQPQQLERMRRRQPSTPRMGMDMEKDRPMVQVKIEAPSELPMDGNAFNSLNSRHPQMQFRQQQIPPMSNLTMSNVHAQSGNQFRQMASQIPQVQAQNMSVLRAPPVKVEGFQELMGGDASSKHDSDENRLTSPSSK, encoded by the exons ATGGCTCTACTCGGGGACGACGGTCGTGGTTACGAACTCGCCTGCAAACTCGAATCCTGCAACGTCTGGCGCACATGGCTCGGCGATTCCACCTACGCCATCTTCGCCCCCTTCCTCAGTTCCACTTCAACCTGGGAAGCTTTCATGGACTCCAAATCTAGGCCTCATCTCCATCTCCAACTCCGTGCTCGAGCTCTTCTTTTCGACAAGGCTTGCGTTTCCCTCTTCCTCCGCCCcaattcctcctcctcctcctcctcctcctcctcttcttcttcaatcgCCGTTTCCAAGCTCAATCCCAATT ATTTGCAGCTCCACCTGGACGACGTCTACTTCACTCTAGATAATTCGTCGCAGGATGGGGTGCAAGTTCAACAGCGTGACGCTTCGGTGCCGTCCAAG GTTCAATCTAAAGCAGCTTTTGGTGCTGGATCAAGATATGGAGAATCTGAAATTGATAACATACCATTGAGATTCAAAAATGGAGAGCTGCCTGAAACATGGTATAATCAGTTTATTGAGAGATATAGAATGAGCAAACCGTATAGGTTGTCTTCGGTGGAGCGAGAATCAGAGAAACGTACCCCAGAGGAGATGTCTGCTTACCTTAAGCTTCAGGAGAGTCATAAGAAAAGATGTGTAGCTTTCAAAGAAGATCCATATATGGGATATGGAAATCCCATCCAAGATGCATCACACATGAAGCCAAGTTCTCTTTTAGATGGTAGTAACTCAGTTGATAGCGAAACATCTTTTTTCCCGGAAACAATGTTTACATTCAACTGTGTTCCTGAtagtgcacttccacctttGAATAGAGTGGATGACAACAAAAAAGTGGAATGTTATGGAGTTCTTGATACATTGCCTCAGATAATGACTAGGAGTCCCGTTATGCTTGAGAGGCTTGGCATCAGGCCTGAATACCTCAGCATGGAACAAGGAGGAATCTTACATCGCGGAAAAAATGCTTCTGGAGGGAACAAAAAATGTCTTAGTCAAGAGCAAGCAACACAGTTATCTCAAAAGGTAGTAGCTAGGATGATGACAAATATTGGGTTTGAAGGTACTACAGAAGTTCCAATTGATGTTTTCTCTCAGTTACTAAGCTGCCATATCCAGAAGTTGGGTGGCAGCTTGAAACTTCTTGCTGATAGTTACAGAAAGCAGTGCTCAGCCCTTGAACTGCTAAAGATGTTCCTTCAAACTGTGGGATATGG TAATTTTAGTGCTCTAGTGGAGCAAGTCAAAGATGGCTCCAAGAATTTTCAGCAAATTCACGGAATCCAGTCTCAGTTGCAGCCACAGCACCAGAATCTTATTCGACTACCCCAACAA GTCCGACAAATGCATCCACAGGTGCAACAAATTGCCCATTCCAAAAATGTGCCTTTTCAGCAGCCGCAGCAGTTAGAAAGAATGCGAAGACGTCAACCATCCACTCCTCGCATGGGTATGGATATGGAGAAGGACAGACCAATGGTACAGGTCAAGATTGAAGCCCCATCAGAGTTACCCATGGATGGTAATGCCTTCAACAGTTTGAATAGCAGACATCCACAGATGCAGTTCAGGCAGCAGCAAATTCCTCCAATGTCGAATCTTACAATGTCAAATGTCCATGCTCAGTCGGGCAATCAATTTAGACAGATGGCTTCCCAAATTCCTCAAGTCCAAGCACa GAACATGAGTGTTCTGAGGGCTCCACCCGTGAAGGTGGAAGGATTCCAGGAATTGATGGGCGGAGATGCTTCATCAAAGCATGACTCCGACGAAAATAGATTGACCTCTCCCTCAAGTAAATAA